A stretch of Corallococcus exiguus DNA encodes these proteins:
- a CDS encoding bifunctional metallophosphatase/5'-nucleotidase, protein MRLTLLHTSDIHSRLVPYDFTPLKTDQDLELIPEAGPFGGATRIASILKRERAKGDRILHLDSGDCFQGAPIFNVNTGEAEFRFLSESRLDAAVVGNHEFDAGALNFVQKARNFANFPLLAANYYWDDPKTTGTNGASMVTNPYTIRTVKGLRVGVIGMANISSLNSIVEGGNSLQVTPLEQNEAARAYVELLRPVTDLIVIVSHLGLTEDQDLIQGYEAYYEYGRAKAFINRSHDAWKVLEWFGPEGNDKSVVRVHIAGVNGMDVILGGHLHVVLNPPQLVTDPSGRKVVLSHSGAFAKYVGRLELVVKMPNQLGEAEGAEVVSQDYHAFPVDGLWCNEAMRKYRFDDNIFWDPGEFINAPGVREAIAECGRQEDAQVTDLLIPYLLGMDVKLQLTSIFSYAPLDVQRRNNSNGGDSPLGNIAADSMRKRNRVEAEMALTNSLGIRDNLYAGVVTQEAMFNVFPFENTINIMYLSGAEMQEMFDFVTERSAERGCVSQAQVSGARFTMDCAQVQLNDLRVACTPATVATACPQENREGHAPWQCLEDTAGSRCWAHPGINIEINGRPLDTNGTYKVAVNDYIAKGGSGFTVLKRNTTRIETGISLRDSLIGYMQGFCNCDDLLNGRETSSNGTRCGSLVGGKWTVDEKTLNSCKVSKAFEEGLDKTVGSCSCRDLLKVTDNAQEQPAAMARCGLADTTKQAALEQCALPQGPYTGRCTCRDLLTGNNPTCGNVTSQLRSFCEKPTAMPIASAIEDGRIGRRVK, encoded by the coding sequence GTGCGGCTTACCCTCCTCCATACCTCTGACATCCACTCGCGGCTCGTCCCGTACGACTTCACGCCGCTGAAGACGGACCAGGACCTGGAGCTCATCCCGGAGGCCGGTCCCTTTGGCGGTGCTACGCGCATCGCATCCATCCTCAAGCGCGAGCGCGCGAAGGGTGACCGCATCCTGCACCTGGACTCTGGAGACTGCTTCCAGGGCGCGCCCATCTTCAACGTGAACACGGGTGAGGCGGAGTTCCGCTTCCTCTCCGAGTCCCGTCTGGACGCCGCCGTGGTGGGCAACCACGAGTTCGACGCGGGCGCCCTCAACTTCGTCCAGAAGGCGCGCAACTTCGCCAACTTCCCGCTGCTGGCCGCCAACTACTACTGGGACGACCCGAAGACGACCGGCACCAACGGCGCCTCCATGGTGACCAACCCCTACACCATCCGGACGGTGAAGGGCCTGCGGGTGGGCGTCATCGGCATGGCGAACATCTCCTCGCTCAACTCCATCGTGGAGGGCGGCAACAGCCTCCAGGTGACGCCGCTGGAGCAGAACGAGGCCGCGCGCGCCTACGTGGAGCTGCTGCGCCCGGTGACGGACCTGATTGTCATCGTCAGCCACCTGGGCCTCACCGAGGACCAGGATCTCATCCAGGGCTACGAGGCCTATTACGAGTACGGCCGCGCGAAGGCCTTCATCAACCGCTCGCACGACGCGTGGAAGGTGCTGGAGTGGTTCGGGCCGGAAGGCAACGACAAGTCGGTGGTGCGCGTGCACATCGCGGGCGTCAACGGCATGGACGTCATCCTGGGCGGCCACCTGCACGTGGTGCTCAACCCGCCGCAGTTGGTGACGGACCCCTCCGGCCGCAAGGTCGTGCTGTCGCACTCGGGCGCGTTCGCCAAGTACGTGGGCCGCCTGGAGCTGGTCGTGAAGATGCCCAACCAGCTGGGCGAGGCCGAGGGCGCCGAGGTCGTCAGCCAGGACTACCACGCGTTCCCGGTGGACGGCCTCTGGTGCAACGAGGCGATGCGCAAGTACCGCTTCGACGACAACATCTTCTGGGACCCGGGCGAGTTCATCAACGCGCCGGGCGTGCGCGAGGCCATCGCCGAGTGCGGCCGTCAGGAGGACGCGCAGGTGACGGACCTGCTCATCCCGTACCTGCTGGGCATGGACGTGAAGCTGCAGCTCACCTCCATCTTCTCCTACGCCCCCCTGGACGTGCAGCGGCGCAACAACTCCAACGGCGGTGACTCGCCGCTGGGCAACATCGCCGCGGACTCCATGCGCAAGCGCAACCGCGTGGAGGCGGAGATGGCGCTCACCAACTCCCTGGGCATCCGCGACAACCTCTACGCGGGCGTGGTGACGCAGGAGGCGATGTTCAACGTGTTCCCCTTCGAGAACACCATCAACATCATGTACCTGTCCGGCGCGGAGATGCAGGAGATGTTCGACTTCGTCACCGAGCGCTCCGCGGAGCGCGGGTGCGTGAGCCAGGCGCAGGTCTCCGGCGCCCGCTTCACCATGGACTGCGCCCAGGTGCAGCTCAACGACCTGCGCGTCGCGTGCACCCCGGCCACGGTGGCCACCGCCTGCCCCCAGGAGAACCGCGAGGGCCACGCGCCCTGGCAGTGCCTGGAGGACACCGCGGGTTCGCGCTGCTGGGCGCACCCGGGCATCAACATCGAGATCAACGGCCGGCCGCTGGACACCAACGGCACGTACAAGGTCGCGGTGAACGACTACATCGCCAAGGGCGGCTCCGGCTTCACGGTGCTCAAGCGCAACACCACGCGCATCGAGACGGGCATCAGCCTGCGCGACTCGCTCATCGGCTACATGCAGGGCTTCTGCAACTGCGACGACCTGCTCAACGGCCGGGAGACGTCCAGCAACGGCACGCGCTGCGGCTCGCTGGTCGGCGGCAAGTGGACGGTGGACGAGAAGACGCTGAACTCCTGCAAGGTGTCCAAGGCCTTCGAGGAAGGGCTCGACAAGACCGTGGGCAGCTGCTCGTGCCGGGACCTGCTCAAGGTGACCGACAACGCCCAGGAGCAGCCGGCGGCCATGGCCCGGTGCGGCCTGGCGGACACGACGAAGCAGGCGGCCCTGGAGCAGTGCGCGCTGCCGCAAGGCCCCTACACCGGCCGCTGCACCTGCCGGGACCTGCTGACGGGGAACAACCCCACGTGCGGCAACGTGACGAGCCAGCTGCGTTCATTCTGTGAGAAGCCCACAGCCATGCCCATCGCGAGCGCCATCGAGGATGGCCGCATCGGGCGGAGGGTGAAGTAA
- a CDS encoding NUDIX hydrolase, producing MRPSSSNVTDIEIIEDFSATARCDEGFLRVRRLRCRNRRADGSSSSVYRVDVVDRPRLDAVSVLIYRRASDGNVEVLTRMNLRPAAYFRREQTASMTVPDTVSHLRVEEIVAGLLEPADKGEEGLRRRAAEEVKEEAGYTVRPEDIQLLGGAFFLAPGILSEKVFPAAVDVTGVAQGEVEGDGSPLEEGIHLQWRSLSAVLDACRRGDIADAKTEVSLTRLLARLS from the coding sequence ATGCGTCCCAGCAGTTCCAATGTAACTGACATCGAGATCATCGAGGATTTCTCCGCCACGGCGCGTTGTGACGAGGGTTTCCTCCGAGTGCGTCGGCTGCGCTGCCGCAACCGGCGCGCGGATGGCTCGTCGTCTTCGGTGTACCGGGTGGATGTGGTGGACCGGCCCCGGCTGGACGCGGTGTCGGTGCTCATCTACCGCCGTGCGTCGGATGGAAACGTGGAAGTCCTGACGCGGATGAACCTGCGCCCCGCGGCGTACTTCCGCCGCGAGCAGACCGCGTCCATGACCGTGCCTGACACGGTGAGCCATCTGCGCGTGGAGGAAATCGTCGCGGGCCTGCTGGAGCCCGCTGACAAAGGTGAGGAGGGGCTTCGCCGCCGCGCGGCGGAGGAAGTGAAGGAGGAGGCGGGCTACACGGTGCGGCCGGAGGACATCCAGCTGTTGGGCGGCGCGTTCTTCCTGGCGCCGGGCATCCTGTCGGAGAAGGTCTTCCCGGCCGCGGTGGACGTCACCGGCGTGGCGCAGGGCGAGGTGGAGGGGGACGGCTCTCCATTGGAGGAGGGTATCCACCTTCAGTGGCGGTCGTTGAGCGCGGTGCTGGACGCGTGCCGTCGGGGTGACATCGCGGACGCGAAGACGGAGGTGTCCCTCACGCGGCTGCTCGCCCGGCTTTCCTGA
- a CDS encoding MFS transporter — protein MSSLPPWLAQLLPIVILLGAIGLVLSRLPKVELGHTDAFRRRRFFNWFPLGLTYAFLYMGRYNVNVATSAMGAQTSNADFATIFFWGTLTYGAAFLLNGPLTDKLGGRFTILLSAGGSAVANIAMGGLVYAVLKNGWAPPGGVVAWLAFLYSVNMYFQSFGAVSIVKVNASWFHVRERGQLGGVFGILISLGLYFAFDWCRFIADAAPVWWVFFVPAALLLGFLVLDFFVIRDTPSQTGHPDFDTADASSGETGPALTVPQMFGKLLSNRVILIILGVEFCSGFLRNAVMQWFPKYAKAIGESGGFVASNWGMLSCVAGILGGMFAGVISDRIFDSRRGPVSAVLYAGLLLGAVGAVFLLGTPGAGWSVVFMSLCVIGVHGMLSGTATMDFGGKKNAGIVVGIIDGAVYAGTAIHALVYGAILPTGDAMKDPANWKPWPLAMLPLAVVGLVLATRVWNAKPQPKAAPLPVGDVVPGAVPGASSRTGTNG, from the coding sequence ATGTCGTCGCTGCCCCCGTGGCTGGCCCAGCTGCTCCCCATCGTCATCCTGCTCGGGGCCATTGGCCTGGTGCTCTCACGGCTGCCGAAGGTGGAGCTGGGGCATACCGATGCGTTCCGCCGCCGCCGCTTCTTCAACTGGTTCCCGCTGGGCCTGACGTACGCGTTCCTCTATATGGGGCGCTACAACGTCAACGTGGCGACCAGCGCCATGGGCGCGCAGACGTCCAACGCGGACTTCGCCACCATCTTCTTCTGGGGGACGCTGACCTACGGCGCGGCCTTCCTCCTCAATGGCCCGCTGACGGACAAGCTGGGCGGCCGCTTCACCATCCTGCTGTCCGCGGGCGGCAGCGCGGTGGCGAACATCGCCATGGGCGGTCTGGTGTACGCGGTGCTGAAGAACGGCTGGGCCCCGCCGGGCGGCGTGGTGGCGTGGCTCGCGTTCCTCTACAGCGTGAACATGTACTTCCAGAGCTTCGGCGCGGTCTCCATCGTCAAGGTGAACGCGTCGTGGTTCCACGTGCGCGAGCGCGGACAGCTGGGCGGCGTGTTCGGCATCCTCATCTCGCTAGGCCTGTACTTCGCGTTCGACTGGTGCCGCTTCATCGCGGACGCGGCGCCGGTGTGGTGGGTGTTCTTCGTGCCCGCGGCGCTGCTGCTGGGCTTCCTGGTGCTGGACTTCTTCGTCATCCGCGACACGCCGTCGCAGACGGGCCACCCGGACTTCGACACGGCGGACGCTTCCAGCGGGGAGACGGGCCCGGCGCTCACCGTGCCGCAGATGTTCGGCAAGCTCTTGAGCAACCGCGTCATCCTCATCATCCTGGGCGTGGAGTTCTGCAGCGGCTTCCTGCGCAACGCGGTGATGCAGTGGTTCCCCAAGTACGCCAAGGCCATTGGGGAGTCCGGCGGCTTCGTGGCCTCCAACTGGGGCATGCTGTCGTGCGTCGCCGGCATCCTGGGCGGCATGTTCGCGGGCGTCATCAGCGACCGCATCTTCGACTCTCGCCGGGGCCCCGTGTCCGCGGTGCTCTACGCGGGCCTGCTCCTGGGCGCTGTCGGCGCGGTGTTCCTCCTGGGGACGCCGGGCGCCGGCTGGTCCGTGGTGTTCATGTCCCTGTGCGTCATCGGCGTGCACGGCATGCTGTCCGGCACGGCCACCATGGACTTCGGCGGCAAGAAGAACGCGGGCATCGTGGTGGGCATCATCGACGGCGCGGTGTACGCGGGCACGGCCATCCACGCGCTCGTCTACGGGGCCATCCTGCCCACTGGCGACGCCATGAAGGACCCCGCCAACTGGAAGCCCTGGCCTCTGGCCATGCTGCCGCTGGCCGTCGTGGGCCTGGTGCTGGCGACGCGGGTGTGGAACGCGAAGCCCCAGCCCAAGGCGGCGCCCCTGCCGGTGGGCGACGTCGTCCCGGGCGCCGTGCCGGGTGCGTCTTCTCGTACGGGCACCAACGGTTGA
- the pdhA gene encoding pyruvate dehydrogenase (acetyl-transferring) E1 component subunit alpha encodes MASAYSKNLLLTMYRKMYLLRRFEERAGQQYTLGKIAGFCHLYIGQEAVAVGCNEAIRPDDYMLSAYRDHGQPLARGSDAGMVMAELFGRGSGYSKGKGGSMHIFDIEHHFYGGYGIVGGQIPLAAGMAFASRYRNEDRVTVCFFGDAAANQGSFHETFNMAQKWKLPVIYICENNRYGMGTAIARTSAVPEIHKRASAYGMRGEAVDGMDVLKMYEAVKDAAEYCRAGKGPVLMEANTYRFRGHSMADPANYRTKQEVEEERKGDPIPKLREFAMKQGFNLTDADFEAIEEEEKRAVDAAVKFADESPEPSVDELWRDTIVEEGEQDVRPRERVLGMKVTNWPKYPTGQELKVTWDLEPRAEAEQADKKAGLIR; translated from the coding sequence GTGGCCAGCGCGTACTCGAAGAACCTGTTGTTGACGATGTACCGGAAGATGTACCTCCTGCGCCGCTTCGAGGAGCGGGCCGGCCAGCAGTACACGCTGGGGAAGATCGCCGGCTTCTGCCACCTCTACATCGGCCAGGAGGCCGTGGCGGTGGGCTGCAACGAGGCCATCCGCCCGGATGACTACATGCTGTCCGCCTACCGCGACCACGGCCAGCCGCTGGCGCGTGGCAGCGACGCCGGGATGGTCATGGCGGAGCTGTTCGGCCGGGGCTCCGGCTACAGCAAGGGCAAGGGCGGCTCGATGCACATCTTCGACATCGAGCACCACTTCTACGGAGGCTACGGCATCGTTGGCGGGCAGATTCCGCTCGCGGCGGGCATGGCCTTCGCCAGCCGTTACCGCAACGAAGACCGCGTCACGGTGTGCTTCTTCGGCGACGCGGCCGCCAACCAGGGCTCGTTCCACGAGACCTTCAACATGGCGCAGAAGTGGAAGCTGCCGGTCATCTACATCTGCGAGAACAACCGCTACGGCATGGGCACGGCCATCGCGCGCACGTCCGCGGTGCCGGAGATCCACAAGCGCGCCTCCGCGTACGGCATGCGCGGTGAAGCGGTGGACGGCATGGACGTCCTCAAGATGTACGAGGCGGTGAAGGATGCCGCCGAGTACTGCCGCGCGGGCAAGGGCCCCGTGCTGATGGAGGCGAACACCTACCGCTTCCGCGGCCACTCGATGGCGGACCCGGCGAACTACCGCACCAAGCAGGAGGTGGAGGAAGAGCGCAAGGGCGACCCCATCCCGAAGCTGCGCGAGTTCGCGATGAAGCAGGGCTTCAACCTCACCGACGCGGACTTCGAGGCCATCGAGGAAGAGGAGAAGCGCGCGGTGGACGCGGCGGTGAAGTTCGCCGACGAGTCGCCCGAGCCCAGCGTGGACGAGCTGTGGCGCGACACCATCGTGGAGGAGGGCGAGCAGGACGTGCGCCCGCGCGAGCGCGTGCTGGGCATGAAGGTCACCAACTGGCCGAAGTACCCGACGGGCCAGGAGCTGAAGGTGACCTGGGATCTGGAGCCCCGCGCCGAGGCCGAGCAGGCGGACAAGAAGGCGGGCCTGATCCGCTAG
- a CDS encoding pyruvate dehydrogenase complex E1 component subunit beta: protein MPELMYREALNQALAEEMERDANVFLIGEEVGRYNGAFKVSQGLLDKFGSARIIDAPISELGFTGLSVGAAAVGLRPVVEMMTWNFAILAMDQIVNNAAKLRHMSGGQLRCPIVFRGPGGAGGRLSSQHSQSLEANYAHFPGLKVIAPATPADAKGMLKSAIRDENPVVMFEGERLYAIKGEVPEGEHIVPLGKADVKREGTDVTLITWSRMYYFCMEAAEALAKEGISVEVLDLRTLRPLDEEAILASVRKTNRVVICEEGWALAGIGASVVDLIQSQAFDDLDAPVVRVTGLDVNMSYAANLENATQPDAPKIIAAIKKVLYREGA from the coding sequence ATGCCCGAGTTGATGTATCGCGAAGCGTTGAACCAGGCGCTCGCCGAAGAGATGGAGCGCGACGCCAATGTGTTCCTCATTGGCGAGGAAGTGGGCCGCTACAACGGCGCTTTCAAGGTGTCCCAGGGCCTGCTGGACAAGTTCGGGAGCGCGCGCATCATCGACGCGCCCATCAGTGAGCTGGGCTTCACGGGTCTCTCCGTGGGCGCGGCGGCGGTGGGGCTGCGCCCGGTGGTGGAGATGATGACCTGGAACTTCGCCATCCTGGCGATGGACCAGATCGTCAACAACGCGGCCAAGCTGCGTCACATGAGCGGCGGCCAGCTGCGCTGCCCCATCGTGTTCCGCGGCCCGGGCGGCGCGGGCGGCCGGCTCTCCAGCCAGCACAGCCAGTCGCTGGAGGCCAACTACGCGCACTTCCCCGGCCTGAAGGTGATTGCCCCGGCGACCCCGGCGGACGCCAAGGGCATGCTCAAGAGCGCCATCCGGGACGAGAACCCGGTGGTCATGTTCGAGGGCGAGCGCCTCTACGCCATCAAGGGCGAGGTGCCGGAGGGCGAGCACATCGTCCCCCTGGGCAAGGCGGACGTGAAGCGTGAGGGCACGGACGTCACGCTGATCACCTGGAGCCGGATGTACTACTTCTGCATGGAGGCCGCGGAGGCCCTGGCGAAGGAAGGCATCAGCGTGGAGGTGCTGGATCTGCGCACCCTGCGGCCCCTGGACGAGGAGGCCATCCTCGCGAGCGTGCGCAAGACGAACCGCGTGGTCATCTGCGAGGAGGGCTGGGCGCTGGCCGGTATTGGCGCGTCCGTGGTGGACCTCATCCAGTCCCAGGCGTTCGACGACCTGGACGCGCCCGTCGTGCGCGTCACCGGGTTGGATGTGAACATGTCCTATGCGGCGAACCTGGAGAACGCGACCCAGCCGGACGCGCCCAAGATCATCGCTGCCATCAAGAAGGTCCTGTACCGCGAGGGAGCCTGA
- a CDS encoding pyruvate dehydrogenase complex dihydrolipoamide acetyltransferase, with protein MATPIQMPSLSPTMKEGKIVKWLKKVGDKISSGDAIAEVETDKSNLEVEAFDDGYLIQIAVPEGEVAAVGSPIGFLGAKGEKAISGAPSAPAPQKAEAPKAAAPAAPKPPEQAPAPAASGAGEGIAILMPSLSPTMTEGKIVKWLKKEGDKVSSGDAIAEVETDKSNLEVEAYDDGTLARITVRDGDMAKVGAPIAFLTPKGAKAGASAPAAAPQAPKAPAAAAPSAPAGGQVVPLLREPQAPAAGGGAGGRLRASPLAKRMAQDRGLDISQVRGTGPLGRVVKRDVEQALGQGLAKAPAQAPAAKKAGAQPEVRAFGTRPEPQAVPMSSMRKVIGQRMSEVKPGVPHFYLTVEVEMDAAVKIREEAKALDLKVSVNDIIVKAAAIALRRSPKMNVSLQGDQVLHFGTVDVGIAVAIEDGLITPIIRDADLKGLQAISAESRDMAERARKRSLKPAEYTGGSLTVSNLGMFGIDQFIAVINPPQSAIIAVGAVAEKAVVRDGQLAVRKMMTVTLSGDHRVIDGATGAEYLRELKGLLEHPSRLLF; from the coding sequence ATGGCGACGCCCATCCAGATGCCCAGCCTTTCCCCGACGATGAAGGAGGGGAAGATCGTCAAATGGCTGAAGAAGGTGGGAGACAAGATCTCCTCCGGAGACGCCATCGCCGAGGTTGAGACGGACAAGTCCAACCTCGAGGTGGAAGCCTTCGACGACGGCTACCTCATCCAAATCGCCGTGCCCGAGGGCGAGGTCGCCGCGGTGGGTTCGCCCATCGGCTTCCTCGGCGCCAAGGGTGAGAAGGCCATCAGTGGTGCGCCTTCGGCTCCGGCGCCCCAGAAGGCGGAGGCCCCCAAGGCCGCCGCTCCCGCAGCCCCGAAGCCTCCCGAGCAGGCCCCGGCTCCCGCCGCCAGCGGCGCGGGCGAGGGGATTGCCATCCTGATGCCCTCCCTCTCCCCGACGATGACGGAGGGGAAGATCGTCAAGTGGCTGAAGAAGGAGGGGGACAAGGTCTCCTCCGGGGACGCCATCGCCGAGGTGGAGACGGACAAGTCCAACCTCGAGGTGGAGGCGTACGACGACGGCACGCTCGCGCGCATCACCGTGCGCGATGGCGACATGGCCAAGGTCGGCGCGCCCATCGCGTTCCTCACGCCCAAGGGCGCCAAGGCCGGGGCCTCCGCTCCGGCGGCCGCGCCCCAGGCTCCGAAGGCCCCCGCCGCCGCGGCTCCGTCCGCGCCCGCCGGAGGACAGGTCGTTCCGCTGCTCCGCGAGCCCCAGGCTCCGGCAGCCGGTGGTGGCGCTGGCGGCCGGCTGCGCGCCAGCCCCCTGGCGAAGCGCATGGCCCAGGATCGCGGGCTGGACATCAGCCAGGTGCGCGGCACGGGCCCGCTGGGCCGCGTGGTGAAGCGCGACGTGGAGCAGGCGCTGGGCCAGGGCCTGGCGAAGGCTCCCGCGCAGGCGCCGGCGGCGAAGAAGGCCGGAGCGCAGCCGGAGGTTCGTGCCTTCGGTACGCGTCCGGAGCCGCAGGCGGTGCCCATGTCCTCCATGCGCAAGGTCATTGGCCAGCGCATGTCGGAAGTGAAGCCCGGCGTGCCGCACTTCTACCTCACGGTGGAAGTGGAGATGGACGCCGCGGTGAAGATCCGCGAGGAGGCCAAGGCACTGGACCTCAAGGTGTCCGTCAACGACATCATCGTGAAGGCGGCGGCCATCGCGCTGCGCCGTTCACCGAAGATGAACGTGTCGCTCCAGGGCGACCAGGTGCTGCACTTCGGCACCGTGGACGTGGGCATCGCCGTCGCCATCGAGGATGGGCTCATCACCCCCATCATCCGCGACGCGGACCTCAAGGGCCTGCAGGCCATCTCCGCCGAGTCCCGCGACATGGCGGAGCGCGCCCGCAAGCGCTCGCTGAAGCCCGCCGAGTACACGGGTGGCTCGCTCACGGTGAGCAACCTGGGCATGTTCGGCATCGACCAGTTCATCGCCGTCATCAACCCGCCCCAGTCCGCCATCATCGCGGTGGGCGCCGTGGCGGAGAAGGCCGTGGTGCGCGACGGCCAGCTGGCGGTGCGCAAGATGATGACGGTGACGCTGTCGGGTGACCACCGCGTCATCGACGGTGCCACCGGCGCGGAGTACCTCCGCGAGCTGAAGGGGCTCCTGGAGCACCCCTCGCGGCTGTTGTTCTAG
- a CDS encoding DUF2795 domain-containing protein, with translation MTRERLGLGLREVEPSPAPLTPAVSLAHSLQQALRGAVYPLSAEQLVWVARENEAPSHVVSLLGTLPRGRFPSVDTVALALGNASV, from the coding sequence ATGACTCGCGAGCGCCTGGGACTTGGACTGCGGGAGGTGGAGCCTTCACCGGCTCCCCTGACTCCGGCGGTGTCCCTGGCGCACTCGCTGCAGCAGGCGCTGCGCGGCGCGGTGTATCCGCTCAGCGCGGAGCAGTTGGTCTGGGTGGCGCGCGAGAACGAGGCGCCGTCCCACGTGGTGTCGCTGCTGGGCACGCTGCCGCGGGGCCGTTTTCCGTCGGTGGACACGGTGGCCCTCGCGCTCGGGAACGCCTCCGTCTGA
- a CDS encoding sensor histidine kinase, translating to MNASDLPAVLYVDDDALNLRVFDANFGQRFRIFRCSSPNEALALLEQRRLEIGVVLSDQRMPGMTGVELLERARTIAPDAKRMLVTAYADMQAVIDAVNRGQVTRYFVKPWDRAELLAALEDALKIARLELRIREVEGRMMKSERLATLGQVTAGIAHELMGPVGYLTQNVSSLQRDMERVVQYVSRHLATDPDAEVSSTIEDLPSLIKDLSEGASHLRGVALGLRAQARGEDMEATADVAEVVSFAVKLARAEVRDRARLSSNGEPLRIVFGPVKLCQVLLNLIVNAAQAMEGTGRPGRIDVRWDARDEEVVLTVSDNGCGIPVALQEKVFQPMFTTKPVGIGTGLGLSICRELVMQFGGQLRLSSTPGEGTEIELIFKRALLP from the coding sequence ATGAACGCCTCGGACCTGCCCGCCGTGCTGTACGTGGACGACGACGCCCTCAACCTGAGGGTGTTCGACGCCAACTTCGGGCAGCGGTTTCGCATCTTCCGGTGCTCGTCCCCCAACGAGGCCCTGGCGCTGCTGGAGCAGCGACGCCTGGAGATTGGCGTGGTGCTGTCCGACCAGCGCATGCCGGGGATGACGGGCGTGGAGTTGCTGGAGCGCGCTCGCACCATCGCGCCTGACGCCAAGCGCATGCTGGTGACGGCGTACGCGGACATGCAGGCCGTCATCGACGCGGTGAACCGCGGCCAGGTGACGCGCTACTTCGTCAAGCCGTGGGACCGCGCGGAGCTGCTGGCGGCGCTGGAAGACGCGCTCAAGATTGCCCGGCTGGAGCTGCGCATCCGCGAAGTGGAAGGCCGGATGATGAAGTCCGAGCGTCTGGCCACGCTGGGACAGGTGACGGCGGGCATCGCGCACGAGCTGATGGGCCCGGTGGGCTACCTCACGCAGAACGTGTCGTCGCTCCAGCGCGACATGGAGCGGGTGGTGCAGTACGTGTCGCGGCACCTGGCCACGGATCCGGACGCGGAGGTGTCCTCCACCATCGAGGACCTGCCGTCGCTCATCAAGGACCTGTCCGAGGGCGCCAGCCACCTGCGCGGGGTGGCGCTGGGCCTGCGTGCGCAGGCGCGCGGCGAGGACATGGAGGCCACCGCGGACGTGGCGGAGGTCGTCTCCTTCGCGGTGAAGCTGGCGCGAGCGGAGGTGCGAGACCGGGCGCGGCTCAGCAGCAACGGCGAGCCCCTCCGCATCGTCTTCGGGCCGGTGAAGCTGTGCCAGGTGCTGCTCAACCTCATCGTCAACGCGGCGCAGGCCATGGAGGGCACGGGCCGTCCGGGCCGCATCGACGTGCGGTGGGATGCGCGCGACGAGGAGGTGGTGCTGACCGTGTCGGACAACGGCTGCGGCATCCCCGTGGCGCTTCAGGAGAAGGTGTTCCAGCCGATGTTCACCACGAAGCCCGTGGGCATCGGCACGGGGCTGGGCCTGTCCATCTGCCGCGAGCTGGTGATGCAGTTCGGCGGTCAGCTGCGCCTGTCGTCCACGCCGGGCGAGGGCACCGAAATCGAGCTCATCTTCAAGCGAGCCCTGCTCCCTTGA
- a CDS encoding response regulator, translated as MDLPFETGEGEGEGRGTLASKVLLVDDEPVVLDICVRLLGREADLIVSPVGSAEEALVLLKDQRFDVLVTDKNLPGMGGVELIAEARRMQPALEAVMITAYASSESVIAAFAAGASDYIVKPFDDLRVLRAKVRAALERRSERVRTRDGAREMARQAAALLDAGRDAPEPAHEALETELRNYEQAVRLGHTGNVAVVGSAEAVKVLRDASFEVVELPPYSPQLESADVVVVETGDPQWHTLAERLQGRSPDVVLLAGADADLSDLLEAITLRMDLVGYGQSNATRVLPEKVRMLLMRRGIQRAQQRLTAALDTFRQSIATPN; from the coding sequence ATGGATCTCCCGTTCGAGACCGGTGAAGGTGAAGGGGAAGGGCGGGGGACGCTCGCCTCGAAGGTGCTGCTGGTGGATGACGAGCCAGTGGTGCTGGATATCTGCGTGCGCCTGTTGGGGCGGGAGGCGGACCTCATCGTCTCCCCCGTGGGCAGCGCGGAGGAGGCGCTCGTCCTCTTGAAGGACCAGCGCTTCGACGTGCTGGTGACGGACAAGAACCTGCCCGGCATGGGTGGGGTGGAGCTCATCGCGGAGGCGCGGCGGATGCAGCCCGCGCTGGAGGCGGTGATGATCACCGCCTACGCCAGCTCCGAGTCCGTCATCGCCGCGTTCGCCGCCGGTGCCAGCGACTACATCGTGAAGCCCTTCGATGATTTGCGCGTGCTGCGCGCCAAGGTGCGCGCCGCGCTGGAGCGCCGCTCGGAGCGCGTGCGCACGCGTGACGGCGCCCGGGAGATGGCCCGGCAGGCCGCCGCGCTGCTGGACGCCGGGCGGGATGCTCCGGAGCCCGCGCATGAGGCGCTGGAGACGGAGCTGCGCAACTACGAGCAGGCGGTGCGCCTGGGCCACACCGGCAACGTCGCGGTGGTGGGCAGCGCCGAGGCCGTGAAGGTGCTGCGGGACGCGTCCTTCGAGGTGGTGGAGCTGCCGCCGTACTCGCCCCAACTGGAGAGCGCGGACGTGGTGGTGGTGGAGACCGGGGATCCGCAGTGGCACACGCTGGCGGAGCGGCTTCAGGGGCGCTCGCCGGACGTGGTGCTCCTGGCTGGCGCGGACGCGGACCTGAGCGACCTGCTGGAGGCCATCACCCTGCGCATGGACCTGGTGGGCTACGGCCAGTCCAACGCCACCCGCGTCCTGCCAGAGAAGGTGCGGATGCTGCTGATGCGCCGGGGCATCCAGCGCGCCCAGCAGCGGCTCACCGCCGCGTTGGACACCTTCCGCCAGAGCATCGCGACCCCGAACTGA